AGGAGCTCGTGCGGATTATGCGGAAGCTCCGGCTGCACACGGTGTGCGAGGAGGCCCGCTGTCCCAACATCGGGGACTGCTGGGAACGGCGTACCGCCACGTTCCTGATCCTGGGCAACGTGTGCACCCGGAACTGTGCGTACTGCGCCATCGCCCATGGGCTTCCCAGCGAGGTGGACCTGCAGGAACCCGAGCGGGTAGCCCGGGCGGTGCAGGCTCTAGGGCTGCGGCATGCGGTGATCACCTCTGTGGACCGGGACGACCTGCGGGACGGAGGTGCGGGCATCTTCGCGGCCACCATCCGGAAGATCCGGGCCTACCTCCCCACCTGCAGCGTGGAGGTCCTGATTCCCGACTTCAAGGGGGATCCGGATGCTCTGCGCACCGTGCTGGACGCGGGCCCAGATATCCTCAACCACAACATTGAGACCGTGCGCCGGATCTTCCGCCTGGTGCGCACGGGGGGCAACTACGACCGATCCCTGGAGCTGCTGCGGCGGGTGAAGGCCTGGGGGTATCCCTGCCTCACGAAGAGCGGACTCATGGTGGGGTTGGGGGAGACCTTTGAAGAGGTCTTGGAGACCATGCGGGACCTTCGGGCGGTGGGCTGCGACATCCTCACCGTGGGGCAGTACCTGAGCCCCGGAGAGGGCTACTGGCCCGTGCACCGGTACGTGCCCCCGGAGGAGTTCGCGGAGATCCGGCGCCTCGGGCTCCAGATGGGCTTCCGACACGTGGAGGCCGGGCCGCTGGTGCGCAGCAGCTACCACGCGGACGAGCAGGTGAAGCGGGCGGTGGCTTCGGGGCCATGAGACCTCTGCCCCTGCACTCCCGCCGGATGGCCCCGCCCCTGGTGCTGGCGGATCCTTCCGGGAGCACGGTGGTGCGGCCCCCGTGGGTCTTCCACCGCTCCGTACTGCTCGTGATGGTCCACGGTCCGGCTTGTGCCGCCTGCGCGCACCTGGTGACGGAGCTCCTCGAGCGGGCCTCGGCCTATCGGACCTGGGAGGTGGAACCCATCGTCCTCCGTTCAGGGCCCGATCCGTTCCCGCACCCTTTCCTCCGCCAGCTGCAGGACCCCACGGGTGCCACCCGGAGGGCCTACGGGGGAGGGGATTCCGAGGTGGTTCTGGCGTGCCTCGATGCCCGGGGAATCTACTGGGAAGGGTGGCGGCTGGAGCACCCGGATCCCGTGGACTGGCGGGAGGTGTCCGAGACGGTGCGTTGGGTGGCGATCCAGGAGCCGGAGTGCGCCACCTGTGCCGCAGAGCCCGCCTGGGAGCAGGGTCCCGGAGCAGGGTAACGCCGCGGGGAGGAGCGTGTTGGGATGGAACTGCATCTCGCCACAAAGCGGTGCACGCTCACCTCGGGCGCCGAGAAGGTGCTGAAGCGGCATCTGGAGCGCATCGAACGCCGGCTGCGGCACTTCCCGCCTGACCTCCTGCACCTGGAGCTGACCGTGGAGCGGGCCGCCCGGAAGGAGGAGTACACCGGCAGCGTGCGCCTGCGGATCGGGACGCACGTACTCCCCGCACGGCGCAACCGGTCCGAGACCCTGGAGGGGCTGCTCCAGGCGGCCTTTGAGGACCTGGAGGAGCAGGTCGGACGCTTCAAGGCGCGGTTGCGCCGGGACTACGCCCACGAGCGCAAGCGCGCCTCTCTCCCCGAGGAGGCCCTCCGGGCCCACGAGCGGGCCCTGCTGGAGGAACGGGCCCTTCTGGATTGGGCCCTGGCGGGGGACCAGGAGGCCTTCCACGCCCTGGTGGAGGAGGAGCTTCCCGTCCTGCGCCGGGTGTTGGAGCGTGAGCTCCGGACCGCGGGGCGGGAGGTGACGGAAGAGGTGCTGGAGCACTTCCTGGCAGATGTCCTGACGGTGGCCTTCCGGGAACTTCCGCACAAGCCCGCCCGGTGGACCACGGTCGGGTGGCTTGCCTGGATCGCCCGACGGGTGGTGGGGGAGGAGACCCGTGGGCTCTCCGTGGCGCAGTCTGTGGAGCGCCCGGACTAGCCTTCAGCGCCCTCCGGCCTTCGCGGCCTCCTTTTCCTTCTTCTCCATGATGGCGCTGGAGTGTCCGGGGAAGGCCTTGGCACCGGGATGGAGGTAGGTGTACGCGTTGTTCACCGCGGTGGCCGCCTCCCCGTAGCCCGTGGCGATGAGCTTCAGCTTGCCCGGGTAGTATGTGACGTCCCCGGCCGCGTAGATGCCCGGGCGGTTGGTCTCCATCTTCGTGTTCACCACGATGCTGTCCTCGTAGAGCTCCAGGCCCCATTCCCGGATGGGGCCGAGGTCGCTCACGAGCCCCAGGAAGGCCAGCACCGCATCCACCTCCAAGACCTCCTCCTCACTGGTGCGGTTGTTGAAGATCACCGCGGCCTCCACCCGGTCCCGGCCCTGGAGGGCCTTCAGCTCGTAGAAGAGCTTCACCCGGGCGGGACTCGAGAGGAGCTTGCGCACGGAGTCCTCGTGGGCTCGGAACTGGTCCCGCCGGTGGATGAGGGTGAGCTCCTGGACGAGGGGCAGGAGGTTGAGGGCCCAGTCCAAGGCACTGTCGCCTCCGCCCACCACCAGCACCCGCTTGCCGCGGTAGTCCTCCCGGTTCCGCACCGCGAACTCCAATCCCCGGCCCTCCCACCGATCCAATTCCGGACGGTTGTACCTCTTGGGCGTGAAGGCTCCGATGCCCGCTGCAATGAGGACCACCCGGGTGAAGTGCTCCTGCCCCGTGTGGGTGGTGAGCTTGTAGGTGCCGTCCGGGAGCTGGTCCAACCGCTCCACCCGCTCGTTGAGCACCACGGTGGGATTGTACTGCATCATCTGCTCGATCTGGTTGCGGATGAGGTCCTTCCCGAGGATCTTAGGGAAACCCGCCACGTCGTAGATGTACTTGTCGGGGTACAGGGCCGTCACCTGTCCCCCGAGGTCCGACTGACTGTCGATGATTTTGGTCCGGAGGGCCCGAAAGCCCGCATAGTAGGTCGCAAACAGCCCCGTGGGGCCCGCCCCGATGATGGTGATGTCATACACGTCCATGGCGCCTCCGCTCCGCCGTGGTGTTCCTCCACGGCCATTGTACCGCTCCCGGGCCTGTTTGACACGTCCCGGATCCTTCGGTACCCTGCTGAAGGGAGTTGCCATGCGTACACCTGCCCTTGTCCATCGGCCGCGTGAGTGTATCTGTCCGCGGCGGGGGTAGCCCTCGCGGGCGGGCCCCCGCGTTCCTCCCGGGGAAAATCCAGCAAGATCTGAGGAGGGCGAAACGTGGTCCAGGCACAGTCGCTCCTCACAGAGGAGCAGATGCAACGGTACTCGAGGCAGATCGTGCTGCCGGAGGTGGGGGTCGCCGGGCAGCGGAGGCTGCTGGATAGCAGCGTTCTCATCGTGGGCGCGGGCGGGCTCGGCTCTCCCGCGGCCCTGTACCTGGCCGCGGCGGGGGTGGGGACCATCGGAATCGTGGACGGCGACCGGGTGGACCTCACCAACCTCCAGCGCCAGATCCTGCACTTCACCCACGACGTGGGCCGGCCCAAGACCCAGTCCGCCCGCCGGACCCTGGAGGACGTCAATCCGGACGTTCGGGTGGTGACCTACCAGACGGTGCTCACCAGCGAGAACGCCCTGGAGATCCTGCGACCCTACGACGTGATCGTGAACGGCTCGGACAACTTCCCCACCCGATACCTCGTGAACGACGCCTGCGTGATGTTGCGCAAGCCCCTGGTGGACGCCAGCATCCTCCGGTGGGAAGGGCAGGCGACCACCTTTCTCCCCGGGCGGGGATGCTACCGGTGCCTCTTCCCCTCCCCCCCACCGCCCGGGGCCGTCCCCTCCTGCGCGGAGGGGGGGATCATCGGGGCCGTGGCGGGGTTTCTGGGAAGCTACCAGGCCCTGGAGGCCATCAAGATCCTGCTGGGGGTCGGGGCCACGTTGGTCAACCGGCTCATGTTGGTAGATGTCCTGGAGGGGGACATCCGTTACGTACGCTGGCAGCGGAATCCCCGTTGCCCCGTGTGCGGGGACGAACCCACCATCCGGGAGCTCATCGACTACGAGGAGTTCTGCGGGGTGCCGCTGCCGGGCAGGGAGCTGCACCAGCCGGAGCGCAGGCCGGAGGTCACCGTGGCCCAAGCCGCGGAGCTGCTGGGCCGGGCCCAGTTCGTGGATGTACGGGAGGCCTGGGAGGTGGCCCAGGCCCACATCCCGGGGATGCACTGGATCCCCATGGGTGAGGTGGAGGCCCGGTACGGGGAGATCTCCCGGGACCGGCCCGTGGTGGTGTACTGCGCGAGCGGGCAACGCAGCGGCAAGGTCACCGAGTGGCTACGGGCCCGGGGCTATGACAACGTCTACAACTTGGCGGGCGGGATCCTGGCCTGGCAGAATGCCCAACAGCCCGTGGCCACGGGCCTCCCGGAGCGGGTGGAGGCGGGGAAGGCCCGCTAGGCGTTTGACATCGGGTCAGCGGGCGCCTACAATCGGCTTGACGCCACAAGGAGGGGGGATGGTGATCACCATCACGCCGAGTGCGGCGAGCAAGCTTCGGGAGTTGGTGGCGCAGAGTGGGACTGCGGATGTCTACCTGCGCCTGTTCGTCACGCAAGGGGGGTGTGAGGGGTTCTCGTACGGGATGGCCCTGGACACGGAGCGGAGGGAGGATGACGTCGTCCTGGAGCAACACGGCATCCGGCTCGTGGTGGATCCCCTGACCCTGCGTCTGATGCGGGGGTCGTGCATCGAGTACCGGCGTACCCCCATGGGCGAGGGATTCGCGGTCTACAACCCGCGGGCAGTGGCCACCTGCGGCTGCGGCCACTCCTTCAAGGTGGCGGAGGAGGAGGGGCAGGTAGAGCCCTGCGGCGAGGCGGAGCCCGTGTGAGGAGGAGACGGATGCGCGAGGCGCTGGAAAGCCAGGAGCGGGATCTCTATGAGCGGGTGGAACGGGTCCTGGAAACCATCCGACCCTATATCCAAGCGGATGGCGGGGATATCGAGCTGGTGGATGTGCAGGACGGGATTGTACAGATCCGGCTGGCGGGTGCCTGTGTGGGGTGTATGTACTCCCTCATGACCCTGCAGGCGGGCGTGGAGCGCATGCTCCGGGAGGAAATTCCCGAGATCAAGGCCGTGGAGGCAGTTCCCTTCTAAGCTGCCCCCCCAGAAGAGCAAGAGGGCCCCCGGAGGGCACGGGGGCTTTTTTCGTCTACCATAAAGGTGAAGGTCATGGAGGCAGGTGATCCTCAATGTCCTCCCAGGTGACGACCTGGACCCGGGTTTTGCGGAAGGTAGACGATTACCGGTGGATGATCCCCCAGGACTACAAGCCGGGGATGCGGGTCCCGGGCCTCGTGTACGCGGACGAGGCCATGCTCCACCAGATCGGCCAGGACCAGGCCCTGGAGCAGGTGGCCAACGTGGCCACCCTGCCGGGGATCGTCCGGTACTCCCTGGCCATGCCGGACATCCACTGGGGCTACGGCTTCCCGGTGGGCGGGGTGGCGGCCATGCGGGTGGAGGATGGGGTCATCTCCCCCGGCGGCGTGGGCTACGACATCAACTGCGGCGTCCGGTTGCTCCGCACCAACCTCACGGAGGAGGAGGTACGGCCCAGGCTCCGGGAGCTGGTGGACGAGCTGTTCCGCAACGTGCCCTCCGGGGTAGGAAGCACCGGCAAGGTGCGGGTCTCCATGCAGGAGATCGACGAGGTCCTGGCGTACGGCGCCCAGTGGGCGGTGCGCCGGGGGTACGGACGGGAGGAGGATCTGGAGACCATCGAGGCGGGCGGGAGGCTCCTGGACGCGGATCCCGGGAAGGTAAGCCCGCGGGCCAAGGAGCGGGGAAAGGACCAGATCGGAACCCTGGGCTCCGGGAACCACTTCCTGGAGGTCCAGGTGGTGGAGGAGGTCTACGACGCGCGGGCCGCGAAGGTGATGGGCATCGAGCGGCCGGGACAGGTGGTGGTGTTCATCCACACGGGCTCCCGGGGCCTCGGGTACGCGGTGTGCGAGGACTACCTCCGGGTGGCGGACCGGGCCATCCGGCAGTACGGCATCACCCTTCCGGACCGACAGCTGGCGTGCATGCCCTTCCGCTCGCCGGAGGGTCAGGACTACTTCCGGGCCATGTGCTGCGCCGCCAACTTCGCGTTCGCGAACCGCCAGATGATCACCCACTGGGTGCGGGAGTCGTTCACGAGGGTGCTGGGACGGCCGCTTCAGGAGATCGGACTCGAGGTGGTCTACGACGTTGCCCACAACATCGCAAAGCTGGAGACCTATCCCGTGAACGGGAAGACGGAACGGCTGGTGGTTCACCGCAAGGGTGCCACCCGGGCGTTCCCGCCGGGCCACCCCGAGATCCCCGCCCGCTACCGAGAGATCGGGCAGCCCGTACTGATTCCCGGCGACATGGGACGGTACTCCTTTGTGGCGGTGGGCACCGAGCGGGCCATGGAGGAGACCTTCGGGAGCACCTGCCACGGTGCGGGCCGGGTGCGGAGCCGCAAGGCGGCCTTGCGGGAGCTGCGGGGGGTGGACATCGCCCGGGTCCTGGAGCAACGGGGGATCCTCGTGCGCGCCCAGAACCGCAGTCTCCTGGCGGAGGAGGCGAGCGAGGCCTATAAGGATGTGGCGGACGTGGTGGAGGTGTGCCACCACGCGGGGATCTCCTACAAGGTGGCGAAGATGCGGCCCCTGGGAGTGGTGAAGGGGTAAGGTGGAGTTCGCGCTCACGGAGTCCCACCGCATCCTGCAGCAGACCGTGGAGACTTTCGCGGCCCGGGAGATCCGGCCGCATGCGTCCCGGTGGGACGAGGAATCCCAGTTCCCTCAGGAGCTCGTTTGCCGTCTGGCCTCCCTAGGGTTGCTGGGGATGACGATCCCGGAGCGGTACGGGGGAAGCGGGCTGGATCTCGTAAGCCAGGCCCTGGTGATCGAGCGGCTGGCGGGGGCCGATGGCAGCCTGGCCCTCACCGTGGCCTCCCACGACGGTCTCGCTGCCTTGCACATCGCGGCTTTCGGGAGCGAAGCCCACAGGGCCCGCTATCTCCCCCGGCTCGCCTCCGGGCAGGCCCTGGGGGCTTGGTGCCTCACGGAGCCGCATGCGGGCAGCGACGCGGCCGCGATCTCGACCCGGGCGGAGCGACGGGGAGATGGCTATGTGCTCACGGGCACGAAGGCCTTCGTGACCCAGGGCTCGGTGGCGGGCGTGTACGTGGTGCTGGCGAAGACGGACTCCCGAGCCGGCCGCCGCGGCATCAGCGCCTTCCTGGTGGAGCGAGGCACTCCGGGCGTGCGGGTGGAAAAGCGGGAACGGAAACTGGGGCTGCGGGCCTCGGACACCACGGAGGTGGTTTTTGAGGAGGTGGAGGTCCCCGCGGAGAACCGCCTCGGCGGGGAAGGAGAGGGGTACGCGCAGGCCCTGTGGGTGCTGGAGCGGGACCGGATCGGGATCGGGGCCATGGCCATCGGCCTCGAGCGAGCGGCCCTGGAGGCGAGCCTCACCTACAGCCGGCAGCGCATCGCCTTCGGCCAGCCCATTGCGCACTTCCAGGCCATCCAGGGGATGCTGGCGGACATGCATACGGAGCTGGAGGCGGGGTGGCTGTTGGTCCTGCGGGCTGCCTGGCTGGCGGACCAGGGGCTTCCGTTCCGGAGGGAGGCGAGCATGGCGAAGCTGCTTGCCTCCGAAGCGGCCCGTAGGGCCGCGGAGCGTGCCGTACAGATCCACGGAGGCTACGGCTTCATCCGGGACTATCCCGTGGAGCGATACTATCGGGACGTGAAGCTCTGTGAGATCGGGGAGGGAACGAGCGAGATCCAGCGCCTCATCATCGCGAAGGAGATCATCGGAGGATCGTCATGATCACCACCGTGGTGGGGAGCTACCCTAAGATTCCCGACCCGCCGGCATCCGGCCGGTGGCGGAGCGCGAAGGAGAAGCTGGAACGGGGGGAGATCTCACCGGAGGAGTTCCTCCGGGTGGAGCGGGAGGTCACCCTGGAGGTGATCCAGGAGCAGGTGGAGGTGGGGATCGAGCTCATCACCGACGGCCAGATTCGATGGGAGGACTCCCAGGCGTATTTCGTCCGGGGGCTCACGGGGTTCACCCTGAACGGCCTTCAGCGATGGTTCGATACGAACACGTACTACCGCATCCCCGTGGCGGAAGGCGAAGTGCTCTGGACGGATCCCATCAGCGTGGAGGACTACCGGTTCGCCAAGGCCCACAGCCCCAGGCCCGTCAAACCCGTGGTCACGGGACCCTATACCCTCGCCCGCTTGAGCCAGAACCGGTACTACGCCACCTTTGAGGACTTCGTCCTGAACCTGGCCCTGGCCTTAAACCAGGAACTGCGGGCCCTCGATGCGGAGGATCCGCCCCTCATCCAGGTGGACGAGCCCGCCATCCTCCGGTACAAGACCGATTTCCCCCTCTTCCGGGAAGCCATGATCACCCTGACGGAAGGGGTACGCTCCCCCCTCGCCCTGTACACCTACTTCGGGGACGTGGCCGGAATCTATCCCGAGATCCTGGATCTTCCCTTCGACGCCATCGGCTTCGACTTCGTGGCTGGCCCGCGGAACTGGGAGGTGCTGGAGAAAGCCCCCTTCGAGAAGTGGCTGGGGTTCGGGATCCTGGATGCGCGCAACACGCGTCTGGAGAGCGTGGAGGAACTCCTGCGGGCGCTGGATCGTGT
Above is a window of Armatimonadota bacterium DNA encoding:
- the lipA gene encoding lipoyl synthase, which produces MALPTATSAPLPRPPWLKARLPSGPNYQELVRIMRKLRLHTVCEEARCPNIGDCWERRTATFLILGNVCTRNCAYCAIAHGLPSEVDLQEPERVARAVQALGLRHAVITSVDRDDLRDGGAGIFAATIRKIRAYLPTCSVEVLIPDFKGDPDALRTVLDAGPDILNHNIETVRRIFRLVRTGGNYDRSLELLRRVKAWGYPCLTKSGLMVGLGETFEEVLETMRDLRAVGCDILTVGQYLSPGEGYWPVHRYVPPEEFAEIRRLGLQMGFRHVEAGPLVRSSYHADEQVKRAVASGP
- a CDS encoding NAD(P)/FAD-dependent oxidoreductase encodes the protein MDVYDITIIGAGPTGLFATYYAGFRALRTKIIDSQSDLGGQVTALYPDKYIYDVAGFPKILGKDLIRNQIEQMMQYNPTVVLNERVERLDQLPDGTYKLTTHTGQEHFTRVVLIAAGIGAFTPKRYNRPELDRWEGRGLEFAVRNREDYRGKRVLVVGGGDSALDWALNLLPLVQELTLIHRRDQFRAHEDSVRKLLSSPARVKLFYELKALQGRDRVEAAVIFNNRTSEEEVLEVDAVLAFLGLVSDLGPIREWGLELYEDSIVVNTKMETNRPGIYAAGDVTYYPGKLKLIATGYGEAATAVNNAYTYLHPGAKAFPGHSSAIMEKKEKEAAKAGGR
- the moeB gene encoding molybdopterin-synthase adenylyltransferase MoeB, which produces MVQAQSLLTEEQMQRYSRQIVLPEVGVAGQRRLLDSSVLIVGAGGLGSPAALYLAAAGVGTIGIVDGDRVDLTNLQRQILHFTHDVGRPKTQSARRTLEDVNPDVRVVTYQTVLTSENALEILRPYDVIVNGSDNFPTRYLVNDACVMLRKPLVDASILRWEGQATTFLPGRGCYRCLFPSPPPPGAVPSCAEGGIIGAVAGFLGSYQALEAIKILLGVGATLVNRLMLVDVLEGDIRYVRWQRNPRCPVCGDEPTIRELIDYEEFCGVPLPGRELHQPERRPEVTVAQAAELLGRAQFVDVREAWEVAQAHIPGMHWIPMGEVEARYGEISRDRPVVVYCASGQRSGKVTEWLRARGYDNVYNLAGGILAWQNAQQPVATGLPERVEAGKAR
- a CDS encoding iron-sulfur cluster assembly accessory protein, which gives rise to MVITITPSAASKLRELVAQSGTADVYLRLFVTQGGCEGFSYGMALDTERREDDVVLEQHGIRLVVDPLTLRLMRGSCIEYRRTPMGEGFAVYNPRAVATCGCGHSFKVAEEEGQVEPCGEAEPV
- a CDS encoding NifU family protein, giving the protein MREALESQERDLYERVERVLETIRPYIQADGGDIELVDVQDGIVQIRLAGACVGCMYSLMTLQAGVERMLREEIPEIKAVEAVPF
- a CDS encoding RtcB family protein; translated protein: MSSQVTTWTRVLRKVDDYRWMIPQDYKPGMRVPGLVYADEAMLHQIGQDQALEQVANVATLPGIVRYSLAMPDIHWGYGFPVGGVAAMRVEDGVISPGGVGYDINCGVRLLRTNLTEEEVRPRLRELVDELFRNVPSGVGSTGKVRVSMQEIDEVLAYGAQWAVRRGYGREEDLETIEAGGRLLDADPGKVSPRAKERGKDQIGTLGSGNHFLEVQVVEEVYDARAAKVMGIERPGQVVVFIHTGSRGLGYAVCEDYLRVADRAIRQYGITLPDRQLACMPFRSPEGQDYFRAMCCAANFAFANRQMITHWVRESFTRVLGRPLQEIGLEVVYDVAHNIAKLETYPVNGKTERLVVHRKGATRAFPPGHPEIPARYREIGQPVLIPGDMGRYSFVAVGTERAMEETFGSTCHGAGRVRSRKAALRELRGVDIARVLEQRGILVRAQNRSLLAEEASEAYKDVADVVEVCHHAGISYKVAKMRPLGVVKG
- a CDS encoding acyl-CoA dehydrogenase family protein, with amino-acid sequence MEFALTESHRILQQTVETFAAREIRPHASRWDEESQFPQELVCRLASLGLLGMTIPERYGGSGLDLVSQALVIERLAGADGSLALTVASHDGLAALHIAAFGSEAHRARYLPRLASGQALGAWCLTEPHAGSDAAAISTRAERRGDGYVLTGTKAFVTQGSVAGVYVVLAKTDSRAGRRGISAFLVERGTPGVRVEKRERKLGLRASDTTEVVFEEVEVPAENRLGGEGEGYAQALWVLERDRIGIGAMAIGLERAALEASLTYSRQRIAFGQPIAHFQAIQGMLADMHTELEAGWLLVLRAAWLADQGLPFRREASMAKLLASEAARRAAERAVQIHGGYGFIRDYPVERYYRDVKLCEIGEGTSEIQRLIIAKEIIGGSS
- a CDS encoding methylcobamide--CoM methyltransferase, which produces MITTVVGSYPKIPDPPASGRWRSAKEKLERGEISPEEFLRVEREVTLEVIQEQVEVGIELITDGQIRWEDSQAYFVRGLTGFTLNGLQRWFDTNTYYRIPVAEGEVLWTDPISVEDYRFAKAHSPRPVKPVVTGPYTLARLSQNRYYATFEDFVLNLALALNQELRALDAEDPPLIQVDEPAILRYKTDFPLFREAMITLTEGVRSPLALYTYFGDVAGIYPEILDLPFDAIGFDFVAGPRNWEVLEKAPFEKWLGFGILDARNTRLESVEELLRALDRVSRYVPLDRIYLNPSAGLEFLPRPVARAKLQRLVEVKRAALGVGV